From a region of the Arachis ipaensis cultivar K30076 chromosome B09, Araip1.1, whole genome shotgun sequence genome:
- the LOC107615936 gene encoding uncharacterized protein LOC107615936, protein MRYDGTQDPQEHLTAFEAKMNLEGVGDEVRCRTFPVTLAGPAIRWFNSLPQGSVAKFSDISHAFLAQFTTRIAKAKHPINLLRVTQRSGESTRKYLDRFNDEFLEIDGLTDSVASLCLTNGLLNEDFRKHLTTKPIWTMQEIQCVAREYINDKEVSQVVAANKRQPSYSQNRHHRSGEWQKEHARDGGPNSREGDLVETPTTEGANRGNRSLYCDYHKGYGHKTQDCFDLKDALEQAIRDGKLAEFSHLIREPRRRNRDHESEDGTRAAKRRQEPEENDHGLTIVNVVTARNAVPKSKSARKKDAKVLAVSSSPARSTKKLPSISFGPEDQWFDEVGESPPMVITAIVGTGLVKRILVDTGADSNIMFRNVFDALGLRDTDLQTHQHGVVGLGDHFIKPDGIISLPTSVGQGQKRRTVMAEFVILRDSTAYNIILGRKTLNDLGGSHQN, encoded by the exons atgaggtacgacggaacCCAAGACCCACAGGAGCACctcacggccttcgaggccaaGATGAACCTGGAGGGAGTAGGGGACGAGGTAAGGTGCCGCACTTTCCCAGTCACCCTCGCGGGACCTGCGATACGGTGGTTTAATAGCCTCCCGCAGGGCTCAGTGGCCAAGTTCTCGGATATAAGCCACGCCTTCTTAGCCCAATTCACGACCAGGATAGCCAAGGCAAAGCATCCAATCAACCTGCTTAGAGTAACGCAGAGGTCTGGAGAATCGACAAGAAAATATCTGGATCGTTTCAACGACGAGTTCCTGGAGATCGATGGACTGACTGACTCAGTTGCCAGCCTATGCCTGACGAACGGTCTCCTAaacgaggacttcagaaagcacctcacGACGAAGCCGAtatggacaatgcaggagatccaatgCGTGGCCAGAGAATACATCAATGACAaagaagtcagccaggtcgtggctgccaataaacggcaaccCTCCTACAGTCAAAACCGGCACCACAGAAGCGGAGAATGGCAGAAGGAACACGCCAGAGACGGCGGTCCGA ATAGCCGAGAAGGGGATCTTGTCGAAACCCCGACCACTGAAGGAGCGAACAGGGGGAACCGGAGCCTCTACTGTGACTACCACAAGGGCTATGGGCACAAGACTCAGGACTGTTTTGACTTGAAGGACGCGCTGGAGCAGGCAATTAGAGATGGAAAGCTAGCCGAGTTCTCCCACCTCATTAGGGAGCCGAGGAGGCGGAACCGCGACCACGAGAGCGAGGATGGAACACGGGCAGCAAAGCGGCGTCAGGAGCCGGAAGAGAACGACCACGGCCTCACCATAGTAAACGTGGTAACCGCAAGAAACGCGGTGCCCAAGTCGAAATCGGCACGTAAGAAGGACGCCAAGGTCCTCGCGGTTTCCTCATCCCCTGCGCGAAGCACCAAGAAACTCCCATCCATCTCATTCGGCccggaggaccaatggtttgacgaggtCGGGGAAAGCCCTCCCATGGTCATAACGGCCATAGTAGGAACCGGTCTCGTCAAGCGGATCCTTGTAGACACgggggcagactcgaacatcatgttccgcAATGTGTTCGACGCTTTAGGTCTAAGAGACACCGACCTACAGACTCACCAGCACGGCGTCGTAGGGCTcggcgaccacttcatcaagccggacGGGATAATCTCCTTGCCAACCTCTGTGGGACAAGGTCAGAAGAGAAGAACAGTGATGGCCGAGTTCGTGATCCTACGAGACTCCAccgcctacaacatcatcctggggaggaaGACCCTCAACGACCTAGGGGGCAGTCATCAGAACTAG
- the LOC107619495 gene encoding 3-isopropylmalate dehydratase large subunit, chloroplastic (The sequence of the model RefSeq protein was modified relative to this genomic sequence to represent the inferred CDS: added 55 bases not found in genome assembly), with amino-acid sequence MALISSPFITRKNGLCEVDFPSSSSFVTDLRCKKTRSKKIVSVVSTQQNKRNPSSYGSAKIALTTTEKILARASEKGLVNPGENVWVNADVLMLNDLTCPAVSDIFKREFGNNAKVWDREKVVVIPDHYIFTNDKRAHRNVDIAREFCIQQDIKFFYDIQDRSNFRANPDYKGVCHIALAQEGHCRPGEVLFGTDSHTTSAGAFGQFATGVGNTDAAFILGTGKILLKVPPTLRFVLDGEMPNYLLAKDLILNIIGEISMSGATYKAMEFVGTTIESLTMEERITLCNMVVEAGGKNGIIAADNTTYKYLEDKTCTPYEPVFSDEKARFLAQYRFDVSKLEPLVAKPHSPDKRALARECNNVKIDRVYIGSCTGGKTQDFMAAAKVFLAAGKRVKVPTFLAPATQKVWMDLYTLEVAGSGGKTCSEIFEEAGCDTPTSPSCAACMGGPRDTYGRLNEPQVCVSTTNRNFPGRMGHIEGQVYLASPYTAAASALTGFLTDPRDFLF; translated from the exons ATGGCTCTCATTTCTTCACCATTCATTACTAGAAAG AATGGTTTGTGTGAGGTTGACTTtccttcatcttcatcctttgtCACTGATTTGAGATGCAAGAAGACAAGATCAAAGAAGATTGTTTCTGTTGTGTCAACTCAGCAGAACAAACGCAACCCTTCTTCATATGGCTCA GCCAAAATTGCCTTGACTACAACAGAGAAGATACTGGCGAGAGCTTCGGAAAAAGGATTGGTGAATCCGGGTGAGAACGTGTGGGTTAATGCAGATGTTTTGATGCTCAATGACCTTACTTGTCCTGCTGTCTCTGATATCTTCAAGAGAGAGTTTGGCAACAATGCTAAG GTATGGGACCGTGAAAAAGTTGTAGTCATTCCTGATCATTACATATTTACAAATGATAAACGGGCACACCGTAATGTGGATATTGCAAGAGAGTTTTGCATCCAGCAAGATATCAAGTTCTTCTATGACATTCAAGATCGCAGCAATTTCAGG GCTAACCCAGATTATAAAGGTGTTTGTCACATTGCTTTGGCACAAGAGGGTCATTGTAGACCTGGAGAG GTCTTGTTTGGTACAGATTCTCACACAACATCTGCAGGAGCATTTGGACAGTTTGCTACTGGAGTTGGTAACACTGATGCAGCTTTTATATTAGGGACAGGGAAGATCTTACTTAAG GTGCCTCCAACATTAAggtttgtattggatggtgaaATGCCAAACTACCTGCTTGCAAAGGATCTAATTTTGAAT ATCATTGGTGAAATATCTATGTCTGGTGCTACATACAAAGCCATGGAATTTGTTGGGACCACTATTGAGAGTTTAACT ATGGAAGAAAGGATAACACTATGCAACATGGTTGTAGAAGCTGGAGGCAAAAATGGTATCATTGCTGCTGACAATACCACATACAAATACCTTGAG GATAAAACATGTACACCATATGAACCAGTTTTTAGTGATGAGAAAGCAAG ATTCCTGGCCCAATATAGATTTGATGTATCAAAATTGGAGCCATTAGTTGCAAAG CCACATTCCCCAGATAAGCGTGCTTTGGCAAGAGAATGCAACAATGTGAAAATTGACAGAGTATATATTGGATCATGCACTGGGGGCAAAACACAAGATTTTATGGCTGCTGCAAAAGTTTTCTTAGCTGCT TGGACTTGTATACTCTTGAGGTAGCTGGGTCCGGTGGGAAGACATGTTCAGAAATATTTGAAGAAGCTGGTTGTGACACACCAACAAGTCCTAGCTGTGCTGCATGTATGGGTGGACCTCGAGACACATATGGACGCTTGAATGAACCTCAG GTTTGTGTGTCAACAACAAACAGAAATTTTCCTGGTAGGATGGGCCACATTGAAGGACAAGTATATCTTGCTTCTCCTTATACTGCAGCAGCTTCTGCCTTGACTGGTTTCCTTACTGATCCCAGAGATTTCTTGTTCTAA
- the LOC107615937 gene encoding egg cell-secreted protein 1.1-like translates to MASTETTLIILVSLVAALASSTPVAEPRPLITNPSAVSSPLALRLKLEGSGCWESLFQLQACTGEIIMFFLNGETYLGQGCCQAIRVVGHDCWPNVVGSLGFTDEETDILQGFCDGEVSHAPPPAIVS, encoded by the coding sequence ATGGCTTCCACAGAAACCACCTTGATCATCCTTGTTTCTCTTGTGGCTGCATTGGCCTCATCAACACCCGTGGCGGAGCCAAGACCTCTCATTACCAACCCATCCGCCGTGTCGTCGCCTCTCGCATTGCGGCTGAAGCTAGAGGGTTCAGGCTGCTGGGAATCATTGTTCCAACTTCAAGCATGCACGGGCGAAATCATCATGTTTTTCCTCAACGGGGAGACATACTTAGGCCAAGGTTGTTGCCAAGCGATTAGGGTTGTTGGACATGATTGTTGGCCTAATGTTGTTGGATCACTAGGTTTTACCGATGAAGAGACTGATATTTTGCAAGGTTTTTGTGATGGGGAGGTTTCTCATGCTCCTCCGCCAGCAATAGTTTCATAA